The following are encoded in a window of Halosolutus halophilus genomic DNA:
- a CDS encoding CobW family GTP-binding protein, with protein sequence MDADGTIPVTILSGSLGAGKTTLLNHLLSTAGDRTLAVLVNDMGEVNVDAELVAEGSELELDDGVAELSNGCICCELQDDLETAVVRLASDRSFDHLVVESSGISEPAPVARLFTTESRVAARYTVDTLVTVVDTPAFLDAFAGEEVPERRGDEADRPLSDLLVEQVEVSNVVLLNKADLCSESELAEAEELVRALQPDAETIRTEFSAVDPDRLLGRGLFEPDPLNDLPGWKRALDAAEEGDEGEHDHGHDQRPGDEHGHEEEEHGHDHDHHHPDEVYGVSSFVYRRRRPFHPDRFASVLRDLPPEIVRAKGTAWLADNEMRVAIAQAGPSVRASAQGPWIASLPEIERDMYRSNRPDLVWDDEHGDRRTELVFIGTDYDESALRAALSEALVTDDEWDGTFDGPFPDEQGAETVVREP encoded by the coding sequence ATGGACGCCGACGGGACCATCCCGGTAACGATCCTCTCCGGAAGTCTGGGCGCTGGCAAGACGACGCTGCTCAACCACCTGCTGTCGACCGCCGGCGATCGGACGCTGGCGGTGCTGGTCAACGACATGGGCGAGGTGAACGTCGACGCGGAACTCGTCGCCGAGGGCTCCGAGCTAGAACTCGACGACGGCGTCGCGGAACTCTCGAACGGCTGTATCTGCTGTGAGTTGCAGGACGACCTCGAGACGGCCGTCGTCAGGTTGGCCAGCGATCGCTCGTTCGACCACCTCGTCGTGGAGTCCTCGGGTATCTCCGAGCCCGCGCCCGTCGCGCGGCTGTTCACGACGGAGTCCCGCGTTGCCGCACGCTACACGGTCGATACGCTCGTGACCGTCGTCGACACGCCCGCCTTCCTCGACGCGTTCGCGGGCGAGGAGGTTCCGGAGCGCCGCGGCGACGAGGCCGATCGGCCGCTCTCGGACCTGCTCGTCGAACAGGTGGAGGTCTCGAACGTCGTTCTGCTCAACAAGGCAGACCTGTGCAGCGAAAGCGAACTCGCGGAGGCCGAGGAACTCGTCCGCGCACTCCAGCCGGACGCCGAGACGATCCGCACGGAATTCTCGGCGGTCGATCCCGATCGGCTGCTCGGCAGGGGGTTGTTCGAGCCCGATCCGCTGAACGACCTCCCGGGCTGGAAACGGGCCCTGGACGCCGCCGAGGAGGGAGACGAGGGAGAGCACGATCACGGGCACGATCAGCGACCCGGAGACGAGCACGGTCACGAGGAGGAGGAGCACGGTCACGACCACGATCACCACCACCCCGACGAGGTCTACGGCGTCTCGTCGTTCGTCTACCGGCGTCGACGACCGTTTCATCCCGATCGATTCGCGTCGGTTCTCCGCGACTTGCCGCCCGAAATCGTCCGCGCGAAGGGGACCGCGTGGCTCGCGGACAACGAGATGCGGGTCGCGATCGCCCAGGCCGGGCCGTCGGTCAGGGCGTCCGCACAGGGGCCGTGGATCGCCAGCCTCCCCGAGATCGAACGCGACATGTACCGATCGAACCGGCCGGACCTCGTGTGGGACGACGAGCACGGCGATCGGCGAACCGAACTCGTCTTCATCGGCACCGACTACGACGAATCGGCGCTTCGGGCGGCGCTCTCGGAGGCGCTCGTGACCGACGACGAGTGGGACGGGACGTTCGACGGTCCGTTCCCCGACGAGCAGGGCGCGGAGACGGTCGTTCGCGAGCCCTGA
- a CDS encoding ArsA family ATPase yields MEPFVFFGGKGGVGKTTVSCAYGLRCARDGLRTLVVSTDPAHSVTDVFDQPFDDSPKPVEGVDGLDAMQLDPEDEVTRHLDEIRQDLSEQVSAAMVNEINRQLEMAHGTPGAYESALFDRFVDVMRNSEAYDRVVFDTAPSGSTLRLLGLPDLLENWIDRLMYKRRQSIDLFEKAAVGSNEPRRVMEGDPVLARLEGRKEFFEFAGNALRDDAAFFLVLNPDELSLNETERSIADLREKDFAVRGLVANKLTPAPDPDENGRGAHYLRERVETERNHLETIREEFDPPLVAEIGWRVAEVKGDLLDDVADELDIETVAETPTHV; encoded by the coding sequence ATGGAACCGTTCGTCTTCTTCGGTGGCAAGGGTGGCGTCGGCAAGACGACCGTCTCGTGTGCCTACGGGCTCCGCTGTGCCCGCGACGGACTCCGGACGCTCGTCGTCTCGACCGACCCTGCCCACTCGGTCACCGACGTGTTCGACCAGCCGTTCGACGACTCGCCGAAACCGGTCGAGGGGGTCGACGGTCTCGACGCGATGCAACTCGACCCCGAGGACGAGGTCACGCGACACCTGGACGAAATCCGTCAGGACCTCTCCGAACAGGTGTCTGCCGCGATGGTCAACGAGATCAACCGGCAACTCGAGATGGCCCACGGGACGCCCGGCGCGTACGAATCGGCGCTGTTCGATCGATTCGTCGACGTGATGCGCAACTCGGAAGCCTACGATCGGGTCGTCTTCGACACCGCGCCGTCGGGAAGTACGCTCCGACTGCTCGGCCTCCCGGACCTGCTCGAGAACTGGATCGATCGGCTCATGTACAAGCGCCGACAGAGCATCGACCTCTTCGAGAAGGCCGCAGTCGGGAGCAACGAACCGCGTCGCGTCATGGAGGGCGATCCCGTGCTGGCCCGACTGGAAGGGCGCAAGGAGTTCTTCGAGTTCGCCGGCAATGCGCTGCGGGACGACGCCGCGTTCTTCCTCGTCCTGAACCCGGACGAACTCTCCCTGAACGAGACGGAGCGATCGATCGCCGACCTCCGTGAGAAAGACTTCGCGGTCAGGGGCCTCGTCGCGAACAAACTTACCCCCGCGCCCGATCCCGACGAGAACGGCCGCGGCGCGCACTACCTCCGCGAGCGCGTCGAGACCGAGCGGAACCACCTCGAGACGATCCGCGAGGAGTTCGATCCGCCGCTGGTCGCCGAGATCGGCTGGCGGGTCGCGGAGGTCAAGGGCGACCTCCTCGACGACGTCGCCGACGAACTCGACATCGAGACGGTCGCCGAGACGCCGACACACGTCTGA
- a CDS encoding redox-regulated ATPase YchF — MSYRIGLVGKPSVGKSSFFNAATMNDVPEGAYPFTTIDPSVGEAYVRVECAAPEFDEACTPTVGYCDDGMRFVPTKLVDVAGLIPGAHEGNGLGNQFLTDLNETDVLVHVVDFSGETDAEGEPTEGHDPRTDIDFLEEELDQWYLGVLEKGIERYESGYTTEEDAIEEELAEQMSAFKTNEDEIKRLIRRVGVGFEPEAWDEADRLELAREIRKETKPMVIAANKMDTPAAQANYEEITADPAYDHLTIVPCSAHAEKALKSADKAGVVDYRPGDEDFEIAGDVSSDQERGLEQIRDFLAEYGATGVQAALETALFDVLGVTPVFPGGANGLGNERGEVLPDCYLIPPDSTAEDFAYSLHSDIGDGFLHAIDCRSNRQLGKDYAVEDRDVIEVITTN; from the coding sequence ATGAGTTACCGTATCGGACTCGTCGGCAAACCCTCCGTCGGCAAGTCCTCCTTTTTCAACGCAGCGACCATGAACGACGTCCCCGAGGGGGCCTACCCGTTCACGACGATCGATCCGAGCGTGGGCGAGGCCTACGTTCGCGTCGAGTGCGCTGCACCGGAGTTCGACGAGGCGTGTACCCCGACCGTCGGCTACTGCGACGACGGGATGCGGTTCGTCCCGACGAAACTCGTCGACGTCGCCGGTCTCATTCCCGGCGCACACGAGGGCAACGGCCTCGGCAACCAGTTTCTCACGGACCTGAACGAGACCGACGTCCTCGTCCACGTCGTCGACTTCTCCGGCGAGACGGACGCGGAGGGCGAACCCACCGAAGGCCACGACCCGCGGACGGACATCGACTTCCTCGAGGAGGAACTCGACCAGTGGTACCTCGGCGTCCTCGAGAAGGGGATCGAGCGCTACGAGTCGGGCTACACGACCGAGGAGGACGCCATCGAGGAAGAACTCGCCGAGCAGATGAGCGCGTTCAAGACGAACGAGGACGAGATCAAGCGCCTGATCCGGCGGGTCGGCGTCGGTTTCGAGCCCGAAGCGTGGGACGAAGCCGACAGGCTCGAACTCGCCCGCGAGATCCGGAAAGAGACCAAGCCGATGGTCATCGCGGCGAACAAGATGGACACGCCCGCGGCGCAGGCGAACTACGAGGAGATCACGGCCGATCCGGCGTACGACCACCTGACGATCGTTCCCTGCAGCGCCCACGCCGAGAAGGCCCTGAAGTCGGCCGACAAGGCCGGCGTCGTCGACTACCGGCCCGGCGACGAGGACTTCGAAATCGCGGGTGACGTCTCGAGCGACCAGGAACGGGGGCTCGAGCAGATCCGCGACTTCCTCGCCGAGTACGGCGCGACGGGCGTCCAGGCGGCCCTCGAGACCGCCCTGTTCGACGTGCTCGGCGTCACGCCCGTCTTCCCCGGCGGCGCGAACGGACTCGGGAACGAACGCGGCGAGGTGCTGCCCGACTGCTACCTGATCCCGCCGGACTCGACCGCGGAGGACTTCGCCTACAGCCTCCACTCGGACATCGGCGACGGCTTCCTCCACGCGATCGACTGTCGATCGAACCGCCAACTCGGGAAGGACTACGCGGTCGAGGACCGCGACGTGATCGAGGTTATCACCACCAACTGA
- a CDS encoding Lrp/AsnC family transcriptional regulator, giving the protein MKLDGVNKGILFLLQQDSRRMTTREMADRVGVSASTVQNRIEKMEDEGIIQGYYPKIDYEKAGLQLHIVFICHVPHPDREALAENAQNVSGVVTVQEVLDGRENLQIEAVGTNTDDIARVSDELSDLGLTVVNSNVLTNSHVQPFDHFGKQIVDDPRDDESN; this is encoded by the coding sequence ATGAAGTTAGACGGCGTGAATAAGGGAATTCTGTTTCTACTCCAACAGGATTCTCGCCGGATGACAACGCGTGAAATGGCAGACCGGGTGGGCGTATCGGCCAGCACGGTACAGAATCGGATCGAGAAGATGGAAGACGAGGGGATCATTCAGGGCTACTATCCGAAGATCGACTACGAGAAGGCGGGCCTTCAGCTCCACATCGTCTTTATCTGTCACGTACCGCATCCCGACCGCGAAGCACTCGCCGAAAACGCACAAAACGTGAGCGGCGTCGTGACGGTTCAGGAAGTCCTCGACGGCCGGGAAAACCTCCAGATCGAAGCCGTGGGGACGAATACGGACGACATCGCCCGCGTCAGCGACGAACTGAGCGACCTCGGTCTGACGGTCGTCAACTCGAACGTCCTCACGAATTCGCACGTCCAGCCGTTCGATCACTTCGGCAAGCAAATCGTCGACGACCCCAGAGATGACGAGTCCAACTGA
- a CDS encoding HalOD1 output domain-containing protein, translating to MTSPTDPVESLEYDSDADRYRITYDTATTAPSAAVLSGLEWIAPGRLERGDPLYDAIDPDALDRILASAGEDETAAGRSVRFSYLGFRIAVFGEGYLEVRPARDGKQEAGSK from the coding sequence ATGACGAGTCCAACTGATCCCGTCGAGTCGCTCGAGTACGACTCCGACGCCGATAGATATCGGATCACGTACGACACGGCGACGACGGCGCCGAGCGCGGCCGTCCTCTCGGGCCTCGAATGGATCGCCCCCGGCCGACTCGAACGCGGCGACCCCCTGTACGATGCGATCGATCCCGACGCACTCGATCGGATTCTGGCGTCGGCCGGCGAAGACGAGACGGCGGCCGGACGGTCGGTCAGGTTCTCCTACCTCGGATTTCGGATCGCCGTGTTCGGCGAGGGGTATCTCGAGGTCCGACCGGCCCGCGACGGCAAGCAGGAGGCGGGATCGAAATGA
- a CDS encoding DUF7344 domain-containing protein, whose product MTATDRPLRASDAPSAEPRSEGASLSPDDAFHVLRPFRRRETIRYLLDADDVVKMGDVADHVAAREHETSVADLTPTQRQRVYIPLYQSHLPKLDEAGVIEYDKPRGIVRSTDRLELFRPYLEAATTTLPKRASERAIVAEDGRFR is encoded by the coding sequence ATGACAGCCACAGACCGCCCACTCCGCGCTTCGGACGCACCTTCCGCGGAACCGCGATCCGAGGGGGCGTCCCTCTCCCCCGACGACGCGTTTCACGTCCTCCGGCCGTTCCGGCGTCGGGAGACGATTCGATACCTGCTGGATGCGGACGACGTGGTCAAGATGGGCGACGTCGCCGACCACGTCGCCGCGCGGGAACACGAGACGAGCGTGGCCGACCTGACGCCGACGCAGCGCCAGCGCGTCTACATTCCACTGTACCAGTCACACCTCCCGAAACTCGACGAGGCGGGCGTCATCGAGTACGACAAGCCGCGCGGAATCGTCCGATCGACAGACCGCCTCGAACTGTTCCGGCCGTATCTCGAGGCGGCGACGACCACCCTCCCCAAGAGGGCATCCGAGCGGGCGATCGTTGCGGAAGACGGCCGCTTCCGGTAA
- a CDS encoding spermidine synthase, producing MGGRDISTYRPTKPELAVLVSGITSMGLEILAVRIVAPQFGSHIYTVGGILTVFLGALSLGYWQGGKRSALATNREMAWIMLATALYVAVVVYGSDLLLTATSTLALPPRYASLPAVIVLFGPPTYLLGFISPYAAELSWKDGTGEASGHVYALGTIGSILGSAATTFVLVPALTIPQIGVLFGFALVGTAIALTLPSLPRKPAVASVLVALLLVGAAGGGPVAYDYRGDVVYETQTPYQQLEVVDDGDVRTMYLDAARHSAIDLEDPDRHVFTYTKYFHLPMLLTDDPDDVDRVLFVGGGGYTGPQDFADHYDATVDVVEIDPDVTDAAETYFGLDRGEVNVHTEDGRQFLQRTDETYDLIVLDAFKKEQVPFHLTTVEFMELLTERLSEDGMVHANVISSPSGPAAEFYHAQYKTMDEVFPSVYSFRTSDSNSVQNIQLVATKDETELSQAELADRNAARETSVDLENAIDNRMSDPDTDDAPLLTDDRGEVNSLLDPMLGQRYVIEETDETGSDPSTADGSPATVSPRAPGRADAFAARSAPS from the coding sequence ATGGGAGGACGGGATATTTCGACGTACCGACCCACGAAACCCGAACTCGCCGTCCTGGTCTCGGGGATCACCAGCATGGGCCTCGAGATCCTCGCGGTGCGGATCGTCGCGCCGCAGTTCGGGAGCCACATCTACACCGTCGGCGGCATCCTGACGGTCTTTCTCGGGGCCCTGAGCCTGGGCTACTGGCAGGGCGGCAAGCGATCGGCACTGGCGACGAACCGCGAGATGGCCTGGATCATGCTCGCGACGGCGTTGTACGTCGCCGTCGTGGTCTACGGGAGCGACCTGTTGCTCACCGCTACGTCGACGCTGGCGTTGCCGCCGCGGTACGCCTCGCTGCCGGCCGTGATCGTCCTGTTCGGTCCGCCGACGTACCTGCTGGGCTTCATCAGCCCCTACGCGGCCGAACTCTCCTGGAAGGACGGGACGGGCGAAGCGTCCGGACACGTCTACGCGCTGGGAACGATCGGAAGCATTCTCGGCTCGGCCGCGACCACGTTCGTCCTCGTTCCGGCCCTGACGATCCCGCAGATCGGCGTCCTCTTCGGGTTCGCCCTCGTCGGGACGGCAATCGCGCTGACGCTGCCGTCGCTCCCGCGAAAGCCAGCCGTCGCGAGCGTGCTCGTCGCGCTCTTGCTCGTCGGCGCCGCAGGCGGCGGCCCGGTCGCGTACGACTACCGCGGTGACGTCGTCTACGAGACCCAGACGCCCTACCAGCAACTCGAGGTCGTCGACGACGGGGACGTCCGGACGATGTACCTCGACGCGGCCCGCCACAGCGCGATCGATCTCGAGGACCCCGATCGCCACGTCTTCACCTACACGAAGTACTTCCACCTGCCGATGCTGCTGACCGACGATCCCGACGACGTCGATCGAGTCCTGTTCGTCGGCGGCGGCGGCTACACCGGCCCGCAGGACTTCGCAGACCACTACGACGCGACCGTCGACGTCGTCGAGATCGATCCCGACGTGACCGACGCGGCCGAGACGTACTTCGGACTCGATCGCGGGGAGGTAAACGTCCACACCGAGGACGGCAGACAGTTCCTCCAGCGGACCGACGAGACCTACGACCTGATCGTCCTCGACGCCTTCAAGAAAGAGCAGGTCCCGTTTCACCTGACCACCGTCGAGTTCATGGAACTGCTCACCGAGCGATTGAGCGAGGACGGGATGGTACACGCGAACGTGATCTCCTCCCCGAGCGGACCGGCCGCCGAGTTTTATCACGCCCAGTACAAGACGATGGACGAGGTCTTCCCCTCCGTGTACAGTTTCCGCACGTCGGACTCGAACTCGGTCCAGAACATCCAGCTCGTGGCCACGAAAGACGAGACCGAACTCTCGCAGGCCGAACTCGCCGATCGGAACGCCGCGCGAGAGACGAGCGTCGACCTCGAAAACGCGATCGACAACCGGATGTCCGACCCCGATACCGACGACGCACCGCTGCTGACGGACGATCGCGGCGAGGTCAACAGTCTGCTCGATCCGATGCTGGGACAGCGCTACGTCATCGAGGAGACGGACGAGACCGGGTCGGATCCGAGTACCGCGGACGGGTCACCGGCCACAGTGTCGCCGCGCGCTCCCGGACGAGCGGACGCGTTCGCGGCCCGGTCCGCCCCGTCGTAA
- a CDS encoding GNAT family N-acetyltransferase translates to MPGARIQDGDRVTLRTVEREDVPFLQRAHADPAIRYPLGSPVKTQSQIEEWLADYDGEQFLVCLDGDRDVPGQPRSDGTTTNERPIGVVSVEDADWRRPELTYWLVPEVHGEGYGREAVSLVVEYVFRVHDTPGVGAVAYDFNDASRGLLESLGFTEEGRIRMDRFVDGEYRDTIQYGLLREEWQN, encoded by the coding sequence AGCGGGAGGACGTTCCGTTCCTTCAGCGCGCCCACGCCGATCCGGCGATTCGATACCCGCTCGGCTCACCGGTCAAGACCCAGTCCCAGATCGAGGAGTGGCTCGCGGACTACGACGGCGAGCAGTTTCTCGTCTGTCTCGACGGGGACCGTGACGTGCCGGGACAGCCCCGATCGGACGGAACGACCACCAACGAGCGTCCGATCGGCGTCGTCTCGGTCGAAGACGCCGACTGGCGTCGTCCCGAACTGACGTACTGGCTGGTTCCCGAGGTCCACGGCGAGGGGTACGGACGGGAGGCCGTTTCGCTGGTCGTCGAGTACGTGTTTCGGGTTCACGACACGCCTGGCGTCGGGGCGGTGGCCTACGATTTCAACGACGCGTCGCGCGGGCTGCTGGAGTCGCTCGGATTCACGGAGGAAGGCCGCATCCGAATGGATCGATTCGTCGACGGCGAATACCGGGACACGATCCAGTACGGACTGCTCCGGGAGGAGTGGCAGAACTGA